From the genome of Vicia villosa cultivar HV-30 ecotype Madison, WI linkage group LG2, Vvil1.0, whole genome shotgun sequence, one region includes:
- the LOC131649690 gene encoding uncharacterized protein At4g02000-like yields the protein MASPSIANLSINDDGEEEGFCFDLEEEASEVSDLRLCLVGRFLCDKPIHVRSMKTRIADIWRSVKGVAIKEATEGLYLFQFEHKLDMEAVINGGPWSFDSHLLILEQVRLGVQIENIPLFHVDFWIQVHNLPAGFMLEKVGKTMASYIGTFVEYDKNNNTSFWRQYMRIRVKVDVRQPLKQTTRVRNKGGEWCVVNFKYEKLSTFCFVCGILGHSEQRCEVRFAMAEDTGVRGWSNEIRADNKRFVVPSSKWL from the coding sequence ATGGCTAGTCCGAGTATTGCAAACTTATCCATTAATGACGACGGCGAGGAAGAAGGATTTTGTTTCGATCTGGAGGAGGAAGCAAGCGAAGTGTCGGATCTGAGGCTCTGCCTGGTCGGAAGATTTTTATGTGATAAACCTATTCATGTGCGTTCTATGAAGACAAGAATTGCGGATATATGGAGGTCGGTAAAGGGTGTAGCGATCAAAGAGGCGACTGAGGGCTTGTATCTTTTCCAGTTTGAACATAAACTTGATATGGAAGCAGTTATTAACGGAGGTCCATGGAGTTTTGATAGCCATCTCCTAATCCTAGAACAAGTCCGATTGGGGGTTCAAATTGAAAACATTCCTCTATTCCATGTTGATTTCTGGATCCAAGTCCATAATCTACCGGCGGGATTCATGTTAGAAAAGGTTGGGAAAACAATGGCTAGTTACATTGGCACATTTGTGGAATATGACAAGAACAACAACACCAGTTTTTGGCGTCAATATATGCGGATTCGAGTTAAAGTAGATGTGAGGCAACCTCTGAAGCAAACTACTAGAGTCAGGAATAAAGGTGGAGAATGGTGTGTAGTcaattttaaatatgaaaaacTAAGTACGTTTTGTTTTGTCTGCGGTATACTTGGTCATTCGGAACAAAGGTGTGAAGTGAGATTTGCTATGGCGGAAGACACTGGGGTTCGAGGTTGGTCTAATGAGATTAGAGCTGATAATAAGAGATTTGTTGTTCCTTCATCAAAATGGCTGTGA